A segment of the Triticum urartu cultivar G1812 chromosome 1, Tu2.1, whole genome shotgun sequence genome:
CCCTCTATTCGGATAAATAAGGCATATTGATTGTGAAATCAAACTTGACTGACTATAAATCCTATAATATGTGATTTAGTGACACAAAATTGATAGCATTGGATTCGTTTTCAGAAGTACTTTGTTATGATTTTGATAAAATATGATAGAAGAAATTTATGGCCAAAGAATGAACCCGAGCAGTCAAAATATGCCTTGTATATCTGGACGGAGGGTGTATTCTAGGAATGTTAATCCAATATAAATGTCACTAATTGGCATCTTTCTAGTTAGTCTCAAAAGCTGCATAAAAGAAGAGGATGCAGTTTACCTTAATGTTTTGACCAACTCCAATTGTGTTGCAAACAATTTCCTTCACCAAAACTGTAGAAACGGATCTTAGTCTATAGCAAATGTCACGAGCCCATCCTTGCAAAGGGGATCGGAGAGGGGAAGGGGGATGAGATCGAGACTTGGAGAAGGGGGGATTTCTTCCCAAGGGAGGAGGTACAGATTAGGTGAGAGGTTCAGAGACTTGACATAATTTCCACACACGCACACCTACTCGCTCCAGTTGGCTATATAGCCAGGCAACACTTGGCAACTCGCCTTAGAGGTGGGTCCGTGCCAGTAGGCAGCGGGGCCCACTGAATCACACGTCCACCGCATCAGGTCCTGATGATGCCGGTGTGACAGAACTACAAATAGTAAAAGCATTCAAGGCTTTAAGCAATTGTTTTTGAACTACAAATCTTTAGATGTGTATGGTTCCGCATTTGCCTACTCTTCATCTGCTTGTGGGTGTTTTTATAATGGGTGGTGGTTTCATCATGGGATTTGATCAATCAAATTTTGCTGTTGCACAATGATCTTTTTCTACATCAATGAACTGCCTATATTGGACAAAGCTGGTCGATACCTGGCAATAGTTTTATTTATTGTTCTTTCCATACGACTTGGTCAAAAGGATTTTTTTACATGTAACTGACACCTGATTTTGTTTAAAGGTGGGTTCCATAGAAGGAAGAGTTGGTGTGCATCATATTGATGATTCACAGCAAAGCAAAAACTTCACATTCAAATGTCACAGGGAAGGAAATGATATTTTCTCTGTCAATTCGCTCAACTTTCACCCTGTAAGATCTCTATCTTGTTCTCTTTATCTCTGTGTCAttcttctactccctccgtcccaaaataagtgtctcaactttgtactaactttagtacaaagttctaaagttagtacaaagttgagatacttattttgggacagagggagtatttcaTTAGTCCACTTTTGCTGTTATGGAAAATGCTAATGGCGACTTCTGTTGAGCTTTAGTCTATATGTCTCCGTCATCATGATTTCTAAAATACCGAAAGCTCGGTTCGTTGTCTTCCACAAGATGTGTTGAGCTTTATTCGATACAGATACCTACCATACTCAAACTAATATAATAACCACTATGCGTGAAGGCATACATATGTTTGTAAACTACTCCAAATTGATCAAGCAATATTTTGCACAAATAAAAATCCCAACAGATTAGCTTCAGTTTAATTGAGCAACTCGAAATCGTACCTATTTGTTACAGACACATCGAAGAGAAGCGTTTCTGATTCTTCTTTTGCTAACTTTGGCATCTTATTCATTGGATTGGTATATGCTTGGGTGATGATACTTTACATCCATTTAGTTGAGTGTTCTTATTGGCTATATATTTCACTGGAAAATGCAACTGACTGGTGATAATTGTGAAGTATGGAAATTCAGTTAGTGAAGTTACTTTATGGGATTTCATGTTATTTACCACTTGGCACAGGTTCATCACACGTTTGCCACAGCTGGATCTGATGGTGCTTTCAACTTTTGGGATAAGGATAGCAAGCAGAGACTTAAGGTTTGTCTATtcctgtttttttttctttctgttttccCCTCTTGTTAGCCTATGTTTTCTTGATTGTATTCAATGATTTCAAGATGGCTTTACTTTGTTGTGATCTGTGGACATTGATGGTCTGCATATAAATTCTTTGTGGATGTGCATGCATAGGTGAAATCAACCTGAGCTCAAGATAATAAACTCACTATCATGGCCATGAGCAGAAAAAATATTAGTTCATAAATGTTATCACCAATTCTGATTTTCCCAGCCCTGTCATCCTGCCTTCTTTGGCGTTTAGTATGCACTTCTTTTTATTCTTGATAAAAGCATGTTACACATTTATTACTCAACTGCATGGAACCTCTGCAGTAAGAGGCATCTGTGTAATTTGTGATCAGATAACATTTTAGCTTGTAGACATAGCATACAGAGTGTTGCATTCTGACAGTTGCTTACTTGCTTAGCATAGAGGGCTATCTGGGTGTGCCCAAGTTTTATTGCTTGAGTTTTCTCATTTATCATACACCTTCTGGTGTTTTGCACATAACATATTCTTACATTTGCCCTACACTGCTTCTATACAGGCTTTCAGTCGGTGTCCTCAACCCATTCCTTGCAGTAGCTTCAATAATGATGGCTCAATATTTGCTTATGGGGTAAGTGATGCTTTTGAGTGTCTTGTTATCACCATGTTTTTGGATTGGGTCCAGTTTAGATATGTGACATGTCTGTTATTTTTCCTGCACCTTATTTAATATGCGGAAGAAATCAGCTCCTGATGTATCAGCTCGATAAATAATTCATGTTCCTTTTGAACTGCTATCTTGTCGTGTCCTCTGAATTCCAAGTTCTGAATACAACCATAATTATCATTGCTGGGGAGTAGGTCTGCTATGACTGGAGCCGTGGTGCTGAGAACCATAATCCTGCAAATGCAAAGACATCCATCTATCTCCACAGTCCCCAGGTAGTCTTTGAGTGCTGATATCACTGTGAAATTCCCCTTATATTTTCGAGATCATGGATATAATTTGACATCCATTcctgtttttattttattttattatgttatcttttggcactcaacttgcctCATTCTGAACAGGAAGCCGAGGTGAAAGGAAAGCCAAGAATCGCAACAGGACGGAAGTGATGGCATCCTGCCTGCTGAAAAGTCGATAGTTGTGCAAGAGATCATGTATATTCAAGGGCCTTGTTTTGCTCGGGCCTTGCCTTGACGTGTCCTCTGGATGTTCTTGGTTCGGCCACCTGTTAGATGAAAAGTCTACTCCCAGCAACCAGTGATAGGTTACTTAGCCGTAGGTCGTAGCACATAGCTGTTCCTGTAATGCATAGTTGTCCGAAGGAATGTTTTCCGGTGTTCTTCTGTTGTGATATAGTCAGGTCAGTGCGTAGTCTTTTGAAAAGGAGAAAGTCTTCAGTGCCTTGTATGTGGTGTAGATCTTTGGAAATATGGGCATGATATTTGGTGGAGTTATTCTGACACCATATATATAATATATACCCCCTCCGTTCtaaattacttgtcttggatttgtctagatacggatgtatctagactcattttagcgctagatacatccgtatttagacaaatctaagacaagtaattcagaACGTAGGGAGTAGGAATTAAGTTATTAGCGGCCTGCGCCAACTGAAAAAGATGTAAGTTATTAGCGGCCTGCGCCAACTGAAAAAGATGTCCAGTTTCGGTCTCTGATGTCTAAAAACTGAAGGTAGCGTGAGCTGACGCCAATGCACAACTAGATTTATGAGGAAGGTTCTAGTATGTACTGGTACCATGCTGCAAATACATGTGACATTTCTGACGATTTATGGTTTGAATCTTATTTACAACGTATAAAATTACACTGAGCATGTTCGTGAACCCAGTTTATCTAAGTTGTAAGTCGTGCCAGCCGCAAGTCACTTTGGACTTGGAGCATGGCCACATTGAGCATGCTATGTTTTACgtttgaaaagaaaaaaaaatatgGCTAGAAAAATTCCGATGTATTTTCCGATGCCTATATATAGATGTGTAGTGTATCTATACAAGTTTCATCAATATATGTGTTTGTATGTGAGACTACCAAAAAGACAAAATACATGCAAAAGATTGGCTTGTTTTTGATGTTTTGGGGCTGGATTCTTTTCTTTTATCGTGCAGTGTATTATTGAACGAAAGTTAACAGAAGCATAGCAAACATCCATACATATATCCGTGTAAAGAAAACTCTTTTCGAAACTTCCAAATGCCATTTTCGAGTTCTTTAACATAATGTGCTCCAAAAATCCGTCCTTCAGTACCGGCCACGTCACAGTTACGTTTGAGTGGCAATAGTTCCACAGAAGTCTCATCTGTCACTGGGTGCACAAGCCGGCATTTCATTATTGCAAGCAACAACTACACAAGCTTGTGAGCTTTATGCCGTCAGTTTAAACAGATTCAGCTCAACACGATTCGATAACCACGACACGGGCAAACACCAGGACACCAACCTAACACAACATAACATTGGTGTCAATACTTAATTTACAGGATTTTATTGCGTGATCAAATCACAAGTGCAGCATAAATTACAATCACAGATATAAAGCGAACCCAGTCTCACAGCGAGAGTAGACCAGTTAACACACGGGAGACACAAACATACAAGAATTGACCTTCGATAATAAAGTGTGTGAACCCAGCTTCAAGAATCTCAACACAGGTAAAGACCACATTGTTTCGGCACCAAGTTCCCGTCCTTCCACGTGAGAACCCGGTCCTGGTCACAGCTCCTTCAGACATCATCGAACACGTCATCATACATGTCAGCATCGGAGCCCATGCCGTCGATATAATCATCCATGTCATCGAAATCAGCATCCTCGTCGTCGGTGACCACGTCCAGCAGATCATCGTACATGTCGATCTCGATGTCGGAACCGCCGGGGTAGTCATCACTGATAGTGAGGTAAGCCCGGTACTTGAAGTCGGAGATGGGGTCCCGAGGAAGCCTGAGGTTCCCGATCCTGGCGCACTTGGACCTCAGGGCGTCGTCCATCTGGAGGTTGCAGCAGCGGCGCACGTCGAGGGACTCGAGGCGGGGGCAGTGGTCGAGGATCGCGGCCAGTCCGGTGTTGGTCAGGTTGTTGCCAATCAGCTGGAGGTCTCGGAGCTCAGGCATGCTGCTTGCGATCCCGAGCGCTCCCGTGTCATCATCCATGCCCTCAAAGGCCGCGAACCCCCTTTGGAGGATCGTCCAGCGCTCGTTCAGCCGAAATGATTTCAGTTGTGGGCAGGCTCTGCCGACTAACTCGCACACGTTGCTGTTCAGTGAGCAGAATGTGATCTCCAGCTCCTCAAGCTGAGGAAAGCCCTTGACTGCCTCTGCCAGCGCCTCGTTGGATACTTCATCACACAAGCTGAGTTGAAGGCTCTTCAGCGAGGGTGCCCTGCATTGAGACATGGCAAGTTCTTATCTAACACAAACATTTAAGCTAATGCGAAACCCAATCATGCTTCCAAGCTCAGGACAAGAAATAACACTAGAACAACAGAATTGATTGAAATAACCATGTGAAAGTAAAACATTCCATGCTGTTAGATTCATCATAGTCTTCAAATAAGTCTAACTCTAGTCACATGCAAATGAACTTCAGCATGCAGTTCTAAACAAAATACGACATGACTTGATACTGTATCTGAAGTCTTAACTCTACATATCACATCTAGTCAAACCATTAGAAGAAGAGGACAACGAGCCATGTTTTAGGTGGTAAAGAAGTGGGATCTGTTTATTTCAATGCACCAAAAGATCAACACAACGATAAGAAAATAGCAACTCTGACTACCACTACGCTGACCAAGCAAACAAATGGTCACACGAATATGGAGTTATAGACAGCTTAGGGGTTTTGCTTTAGTGAGGGGATATAACAGTTGCAATACCATAACAGAAAGTAGCCAGTAACAGTTTTACATATTTATCGTTTCACTGCATAGTTGTTGATTGATTGTTAATACTATGCGATACAGATTTACACCAGTGGTAACTGGACGGGCATTCAGTAAGGCCCTTAATTTTTTGTATACAAGGAAATGTTGTAGTGGTGGCTCCAACAGTATAATCAATATGAACCAATTCGAGTAAATGATGATTTGAACCCAGGCAGTGGGCCCACCCAATATGTAAGCTAACTATACATGAAGAGTGCAGGCACACTAAAACGTTCATCCTGAAGTACATGAGTTATTTTGGAAATATTCTGATGGATTGTTGGATAAAAGTGTGAAAGTTTCCCAGGTTGCAAGTTTCTGGATAAACTAAATGCAGGAGAGAACTGTGTACAAGTGAAAGGTATTGGAAGATGCATGAACCAAAAACAGTTACTGGAAGATTAACAGAGAAATCTGCAGCTACCGAAGGCAGGATTGTCAGAAATGCCAAATTCCATCATGCATCAATCTTGCAGTGAAACTGCCTACATCTTTATCAGAAAAGAATGGTACTCAACCGTCAAAGTGATCATTTGGTTTTCTACAGACCTTTTACAGCAAGTAATCTGCTGGAAACCAACAGAAAAGTTCAGATGGCCTTTCCCCCTGTAAAGTCTCCATGCTGAGACTCACCTATCCTTGTATGTTTTAGGGATTGGTCGGTCCCTATGTTACATCCAAGAGCACAATGATACCCCCATTCTGACCAGTCCCAAAAATCCCGGTCTTAGCTGAGATTAGTGGGAACAGGCCAATTCCCTCCAGGAAAACAAACCTTCAGTGTGCTACTCTATATACATTTTCCGGGTTGCTCCACATTATACCCCAACGCTACGGAATAGACAGAATTTAGCAAGGCACATTGAGTCGCACAAAGACATAGCACTAGAGACTCATGTGATATGTTACAACTTGCAAGCAATCTGCCGTTGGGTACCATTTTACTACTTCATCCAATTTTGTCAGGTTACCAAGAAATTTTGTTTTAACTTGTCAAATCAAACAGCAGAAAGGTCCATTTCCAACTAAAGAATACAGACTTATTTCCAGTTCAAGAGTTCTTCTATGCATTTTAATTTACCAGCAACCGTCCGTCTAACTGAATGAATAAATAAAGCGCCGCATCAACAAATTGGGGGAAAACAATCCCCATCGTATATGAGAGAAATGGGCATGTGAAACAGGAAGGGGGGAGCCGTCGCGAGCGACCTGCCGGAGATGTAGCTGAGGAGGGCGTCGGTGACGAAGGTGTCGGCGCAGAAGGACTGGAGGGTGCCGGCGGCGCGGTCGACGGCGGCGCGGGCCATGGCCTCGGCCTCCTCGGTCTCGAGGATGTCCCCGTGGTGGGTCATGTCGAGGCGGCGCCACAGCGCGGGGTCGCCGTCGGCGAGGCGGCGCCAGGCGCGGCACGCCCGCCCGGCCCCCGTCAGGATGTCGGCCACGTCCAGCTTCCCGAACACCGCGAAGAGCGCGTCCGACGGCATCCCCGCCCAGTCGCGGATCTcgacctcgccctcgccctcgcccgcGTCCTCCTCCATGGCGGCGATGCGGTGGGGCTAGGCTAGGGTTTGCCGGAAGGGAAGGGGGAGGGGAGGTGGTCGGCGTGGGGGTGGGTgaggaggaggacggagagaCTTCACTCACCAATCATGCACCGGTAATTTTTACGGCCCGCTCCCAAAAACACAACAATGTATGCCTCACAGATATTTACCTACACTAATAAATGTGCACGTGCAACTCACGTCTCAACTATTGCACATAAATTCATGTGATATAGGAGTATATTTTAAATATggatttaaaaaaatcaaaaaattgaaGACATCACAAtggagaaactagagaacaacaaTATGCATTATTAAAGCACACCACTAACTCAAATTGCCTATTCGAGTTttgaagtgaaagcacaagtATGTCTAGTTACAAGGAAAcatatttaaaaaaatgttacatGTCACTAAAAGAATTATTCAGAAGTCCCAAATCCCGTTTCTCTGGTCCCCATGAACGCTTACGCTAAACTCTAACGAAGTCGTTCAGCAACTGTCATTGACTATTTATCCTCCTCATGTTTTCTCCAATACCAAGGGCAGCTATCACCACAAAAAAAATCCACTCAAAAATGAAAATTCGGGTGGAGTAAAATGAAAGTTTAGGTATATATTAGACAATGGTAGCATGTCAACACATAGTGCAATGCATGTTTAGATAGTTAAGAGATTATATTTATAGGGGCATGAAATTTCATTGAAGGAAAAATAATTGAACCCAATTTAAATAACCTATATAAATACTTCTAAAAAAAGGCTTCCAAACAAACACTAAGAATTGCTCTATTCTTCAAGTCGCAAGTATTCTGAAATACAATTGAATCAGAACTCTAAAAAGTTCAGTAATGTTGAAGACAAAATGTTGATCTGAAAATGTGCCAATTTGGTTATTCAGAAATTGTGTTCCTACAATAGCAGCATACATAGATGAATAGCACGATAGCATCCTTATTCAGGTTACATTATTCAGAAATCTCTCACCACCAATTACTCGCTTCAGATTGTTGTCAAGCCCATGGATGCCGCTGATGCTTGAAACAAACAGATATAGCAGCCATGTCTGCAAGATGGCATGTTGAACTAAAATGCGGATAAAGCAAAAAAAAGATTATGATATGTTGAGTGAACTCAAAATAAATAATAACAAAGCCAAGGCACATAAAAATAGATGGTTGTATCACAAAGTATGACCCAAGATGAGGCAATAGAAAAATTAACGTTCAGGCAATATAAACCCCGGGAAGAGAAACTTAGCTTACCTAAAAGAAAAGTTAAGCACATGAATTTACCAAGATGAAATTTGGAGCTATGACCATTAGCAAAATCTGTATACATTAGAAATTTCACACATTCATGTTGGCACAAGCTACGATAGCAATAATTTATAGGCACTGGAGCATGCTGATAAAAATTAAAAGTAGTACGGTAGAACAAAGGTAAGGACGTAAGGTGAATAATTTTTAGAAGAAATGGTTCGGTGCAAAGGTCATATTAGTCCATTGAGTAACTGCATTAACAACCTCCAGATTCTATCAGTCATGGACTAACAACAATAATAACACCCATTGGGCAGTGGCTAGATAAGTAAGAAGAGGCAAACCTGAAAGAGTGTCGCGGAGCCACGGGGATGTCCTTGGAAGAACTGGTTGTTGGGAGCATCCATCCAATCACAAACTTCCTATTAATTCATAAAGCTTTCACCTCTGTACGTAGGCCATATTCACTTGCAGTGGTAAAAAAATAGAGGAAACAAGTAAGCACATTCTAATCTACAGTACTCACATTACAGTCCACTGTTTAAAGCCCTCAACTTTGATAGGAAACAACTAATTCCAATAAGCACATTTTgaatatttaaaaagttataaaTGGATATAAAAGAAACTGCAAATTAGGTGACAAATAAGAAAAATGTTACATGCCATCCACACATCGCATGCTCTATATTGTGTCATTTCATTACCAATGTTGGCTGCAGAACAAGAAAAAAACAGAGAAATTGAAAATGATATATGTTCAAAGGAGATGAGTAATACAGTCTATAATTCTATATCATGTCCAATTTTGTCATATATGCATGAAGCATATAGTCTAAATCCCAACTTCAGTTGCCCAAAAGTAATCTAAATTTGAGTTTTGTCATGACAAGAATTATAGTACCTCTTATATCAGATCAAAGATAAATAAGTTCTAGAATACTCACTGGTAAACTGTTGTAGATGCATTAATGAAAAACAAAAATTAATTTGCAGGGTTATAATACAGTGATAGAATAAAGTTTTTTTTGAGCAGAACTGCATGAATACACACCACACCTCCTCTAACTTCCAAGTGATTTCCAGGCTTGCCCCCAACTCAGCTGACAGCATATGTGAATCTTTGGGGAAAATACCATACATAAACACGAAAAATAGTACCATGATTGGCAATGCAAGCCGTACATATGAATTTGCTAGGCCAATAAACAAGTATGGAAAGTAGATGATATTGCAAACAAATTTCAACATCGATTCTCCATGAACATCATCTTCACAAACTTCACAAACCTGAACATTTACAACTGATGTGTCTAGATTTGTTTACTACAAATAATATACCCATTCCTTGTTATCTTTATATAACTTTCTAATGCTTTCTTTCAGTGTAACAACTAACACATAGTAAATTTACTACCCCCGTCCGCCTCCTTGTGCCTACTCCTTCTGCATCTCCAGGCTACCAAATTTGATGTAGAAAATCAACTGCAAAAGTTCCAACTCCCTTCTTCAAAATCTATTTGGCCAGAATCTATCTAGCTCCTGGGCATGGTTTCTTTTGGTAGATATTTGTCACTTTTAACCTTTTACATATGTATACATGGTATATCATTGGACATAGTATAACGATATTCACCAAAGATACGTGTTAATGTTCTTAACTCTCTTCCTTCTAACTGGCATAATGTGAGAAAATGTGCATGGTTCAGAAAAGTGATTCTTCCCTGGGAAACTTTACTCCATATCTAAAACCAACATCAGTGTTCCAATACATTGAGTATCATTTCTTACTTATATCATTCTGTGATGTAAACTTTTCAATTACTATATGTCAGTACAGTCTTCGTTCTGAACCATGTCCAGGAAAAATCCAACGCCTTGGATAGCTTAGAACTTGAGTAAATCATTCACACTATATGGGATGCCTTGTATCTCTGGCTAGACGTTTAATTGATCTGAGGTCCTTTCCCAAAACAAAAAGGAGATAGCAGCCATCACGGAGAGGAGGGATGTAGTTCAGCCAAATAAGTTAACATTCTTTCTTAGTTCAGATAAACATGCTCTAGTCTTGAACGACATTAGCTAAGAAGAAGTAGTATAGCAAAGAAAACATGGGCAATCAACGTAGCTTCTTTAGGTGATACGAAGTAGGTATAGATAATAGCAAGATCTGTGCCTCTAATTTTTTTAGCAAGGTCGGACGTGTGGAGTAAATTATCAAGCACATAACTGAacatatatataacaaaaatagCAAGACCGGACGTTTGGGGTGAATTAGCAAGCACAAAACTGAACATAAATATTTTCTCCTTATTAATGATGATTGCTTACGGGAAAGGATATGCCTGTCCTCGACGCTCAAATTGGTGAGGGATTCGTTGTAGAAAGAGATCCCCTTGCATGTCGTGGGAAGCGTGTAGCGGACGCACGTTGTGGGGAGGCAGAGCCGACACGCACCGGCAACGGCCaggggtggaggggggctgctcACGCTCGCGGCGGCGGAGAAGAGGACCGGCTGGAGGCGGACGGCGGGCGGCGGCAGAGGatgggcgggcggcggcggaggatgGAGGCCCGGCCGTGgagcggcggcggaggagggcgAGGATGGGCGGGCGGCGGAAGGCGGCAGAGGCCCGGCAGTGGAGGCGGAAAACGGCGGCGGAGGCTTGGCCGTGGAtgggcgggcggcgggcggcggcgaagGCCCGACCATGCTCTGGTCGTTGGGAGGAGGAGGTGCGGGGTGTGGGAAAGGTCGTCGTGTGGGGGTTCGTGCGTGCGTGCGGTGGGCAAAGGTCGTGGTGCGGTGGGTTTTTCGGAACGGGTGAGCTTAATTGCGCGGCTTGTTGTGTTAAACACGGGAGGATTAAAGACCATTAGATATTGTAGATGGACGGATAGAATTGCTTGGATCTCCGCCTCTTTTTCTTTTATAGGGGTAGTAGATTGTAACTCAATGGCATTGGTGGGTAATTAAAATATAAAACGTGTTTGATGTTTTGGAGGAATGTAGGCCTTCAGATTGCAGGTTTGGATGGATAGGATGACTTGGTTCTCCGTCCGCTCTTTCTTTTATAAGGGTAGTAGATGAGTGTTTGTGTTAAATTAGTATACCGCATCAACCACACTTATTTTGAAACGAAAACGGTATAATCAAAACCCGTGTGTAGTGAAAGAGAAAAAGGTGATCTCTTTTGTCAAGAGCTACTAGAGCTTTCCGGTGCCGTACTTCCGCGGCTCCCCTTGCTGCCAACCTCTTGGTTGTCGTTCGTAGGGGGGCAGCTGAATCCCACGCATGCAGATCATGTGGTTTGTAGGGCCCTGATAGCTTTGGTTTTGGACGCTCGATGTCATGGCTAAAGCGAGGGCGTCGGCCGCGTCGAATAGGAAAGCTTCGTGTCCTTTCCCGACATGGTGCTCCGTTCTTTGATGGGTGTTGGATCCGGGTGTTAGTTTGTTCGAATGGGGATGGTGTGGCCGCGACATCATTCCTATGGTGAATTTGTGTCCTCGGTTTCTGCCGTTACGATGACGTTTGCTCTGCATCGACGCGGAGGACAATAGGTTGTTTAGGATCGTGTGCTGGTGTTGTTCTTTGTTGGCGACAACTAGGAGACGGTGGATTCATGGTTCAAGGTTGACGGGTCAGGTTTCCTTCTCTGACATCGTCGCGCGAAGGTGCCAAATCAGGAGTTCGATGGTGCATCTAGGGTGCTACCCGGTTAGATTCTTTCAACCGTAGTGGCTTCGCCTTTGGCAAGCTACTTTGATCCAAAAGGCTGTATATATGGAGAGCTCTTCGGCATAAAAAAAGTTTCTTTAGAATGAAATTATATGGGCGTACGCAAAAGTTTCAATGCCCCGTCAATGCACATTGTTATGTAAATCAAACTATTATTTTTTACAAAAACCATATGATTGGATTAGGAATGCGAGGAACTCTTATCTCGTTGTTTTTTAGAAAAATGTTCGCATATTGAAATAATGTTGATGCATTTTGGAAAATGTTTACCTTTTTATTTAAAATGTGTTCATATAATTATGAAATGCTTTTTCCTGTCTAAAAAGATGTTTGTAATTTAAAAAGTATGCCTTTTAAAAAAAGATCATATGACTTAAAAAGTGTTGATATGTTTTAAAAAGAAAGCTCATGTATTTAAAAGAAAATCCATTTTAGAAGTAAGTGAGAGTATGAGGGTCGGTGTATGAACTAGGTGCATGGTCTAGCTTGCGGAGGGCGGCCCTCACGTCGAGCTTGACTGGATTAGTTTTAAAAGTTTAAAGCATTCCTTTGCACTAGTGTGGTTCAATGACAAGTGTATCTTGCAGTAGCTAAAATCGTTGTCTTGAGATTAACCACATTCAAACACCTTGAGATAAACTGGATCTGTGAGGGTTGAACCATGCTTATGA
Coding sequences within it:
- the LOC125543767 gene encoding putative F-box/LRR-repeat protein 23 — encoded protein: MEEDAGEGEGEVEIRDWAGMPSDALFAVFGKLDVADILTGAGRACRAWRRLADGDPALWRRLDMTHHGDILETEEAEAMARAAVDRAAGTLQSFCADTFVTDALLSYISGRAPSLKSLQLSLCDEVSNEALAEAVKGFPQLEELEITFCSLNSNVCELVGRACPQLKSFRLNERWTILQRGFAAFEGMDDDTGALGIASSMPELRDLQLIGNNLTNTGLAAILDHCPRLESLDVRRCCNLQMDDALRSKCARIGNLRLPRDPISDFKYRAYLTISDDYPGGSDIEIDMYDDLLDVVTDDEDADFDDMDDYIDGMGSDADMYDDVFDDV
- the LOC125543775 gene encoding neural Wiskott-Aldrich syndrome protein-like isoform X2 is translated as MVGPSPPPAARPSTAKPPPPFSASTAGPLPPSAARPSSPSSAAAPRPGLHPPPPPAHPLPPPAVRLQPVLFSAAASVSSPPPPLAVAGACRLCLPTTCVRYTLPTTCKGISFYNESLTNLSVEDRHILSRSL
- the LOC125543775 gene encoding neural Wiskott-Aldrich syndrome protein-like isoform X1 is translated as MVGPSPPPAARPSTAKPPPPFSASTAGPLPPSAARPSSPSSAAAPRPGLHPPPPPAHPLPPPAVRLQPVLFSAAASVSSPPPPLAVAGACRLCLPTTCVRYTLPTTCKGISFYNESLTNLSVEDRHILSLNMAYVQR